One window of the Gymnogyps californianus isolate 813 chromosome 13, ASM1813914v2, whole genome shotgun sequence genome contains the following:
- the LOC127021527 gene encoding hyaluronidase-1-like isoform X1 — protein sequence MEQTLQLGETLRPNGYWGFYGFPNCYNDDFDSLPYTGTCPVLEQQRNKELRWLWESSRALYPSICLPPCFNSTSKALAYVRPRVAEAFAVQRGVLDRGIPVLPYSQIAFDHTVDFLSQEDLMNTIGESAAQGAAGIVLWGSLNYSTSKEMCLRLKDYVEGPLGHYVVNVTASADLCSQSLCSGQGRCVRQENKRGFLHLDPFRFAVDLQAGKPWLVAQSLESGDDVSRLAEEFSCQC from the exons ATGGAGCAGACCCTGCAGCTGGGCGAGACCCTCCGTCCCAATGGCTACTGGGGTTTCTATGGGTTCCCCAACTGCTACAACGACGACTTCGACAGCCTGCCCTACACCGGGACGTGCCCggtgctggagcagcagaggaacaAGGAGCTGCGGTGGCTCTGGGAGAGCAGCCGGGCGCTCTACCCCAGCATCTGCCTGCCCCCCTGCTTCAACAGCACCAGCAAGGCGCTCGCCTATGTCCGGCCGCGCGTGGCCGAGGCTTTCGCCGTCCAGCGCGGCGTCCTCGACCGCGGCATCCCCGTCCTGCCCTACTCCCAGATCGCCTTTGACCACACTGTCGACTTCCTCTCCCAG GAGGACCTGATGAACACCATCGGGGAGAGCGCGGCTCAGGGCGCCGCCGGCATCGTCCTCTGGGGCAGCCTCAACTACAGCACCTCCAAG GAGATGTGCCTGAGGCTGAAGGACTACGTGGAGGGGCCCCTGGGCCACTACGTCGTCAACGTGACGGCCAGCGCCGATCTGTGCAGCCAGAGCCTGTGCTCCGGCCAGGGCCGCTGCGTGCGCCAGGAGAACAAGCGGGGCTTCCTCCACCTCGACCCCTTCCGCTTCGCCGTCGACCTGCAAGCCGGCAAGCCCTGGCTGGTGGCCCAGAGCCTGGAGTCCGGGGACGACGTCTCCCGGCTGGCCGAGGAGTTCAGCTGCCAGTGCTAG